The Bacillaceae bacterium IKA-2 DNA window AAAGTGAGCATGATGTATGGGAGACAGGACACAGTTCTACTTCATTATCAGCAGGAATGGGAATGGCTGTTGCTAGAGATATAAGAGGAACCGATGAAAATATCATTGCTGTTATTGGCGATGGTGCCTTAACAGGAGGCATGGCATTAGAAGCATTAAATCATATCGGTCATGAACAAAAGGATTTAATTGTTATTTTAAATGATAATGAGATGTCTATTTCCCCAAATGTAGGTGCACTGCATAAGGTTTTGGGAAGGCTTCGTACCGCTGGGAAATATCATAAGGCAAAGGATGAACTAGAACAATTACTAAAGAAAATCCCCGCTTTTGGTGGGAAAATTGCGGCTACTGCTGAAAGACTTAAAGATAGCTTAAAATATATGCTTGTTCCAGGAATGTTTTTTGAAGAAATGGGCTTTACTTATTTAGGACCTGTTGACGGTCATAATCTTGATGATCTTCTTGATAATATAAAATATGCAAAAAAAACAAAGGGTCCAGTTATCGTACATGTCATTACAAAAAAAGGTAAAGGTTATGCGCCAGCTGAAAATGATGCACTAGGTACATGGCACGGATTAGGTCCGTACAAAATTGAATCTGGGGAAGTTGTCAAAAAGCCAGGACCTCCAAGTTATAGTGCGGTTTTTGCTAATACGCTAGTAAAAATAGCTAAACAAGATGATAAAGTTGTTGCGATAACGGCTGCAATGCCAGGTGGTACTCGTTTAGATATTTTTGCTAAAGAATTTCCTGAGCGTATGTTTGATGTAGGTATTGCTGAACAACATGCGACAACAATGGCAGGAGGTTTGGCAACACAAGGACTAAAGCCAGTGTTTGCCGTTTACTCAACATTTTTACAACGTGCTTATGATCAAGTTGTTCATGATATTTGTCGTCAAAACTTAAATGTTTTTTTTGCTATTGATCGGGCCGGACTTGTTGGTGCCGATGGCGAAACACATCAAGGCGTATTTGATATTGCTTTTTTACGACATATTCCAAATATGACAATTTTGGCTGCCAAAGATGAAAATGAATTGCAACATATGGTTTATACAGCAGTTGAATATAGTGATGGTCCGATTGCGGTCCGTTACCCGCGCGGCAACGGTTATGGAATTAAAATGGATATAGAGTTGAAGAAACTTCCAATTGGGAAGTGGGATGTTCTTAGAGAGGGTTCTGATCTTGCTATTCTAACATTTGGTACGACAATTCCTCTCGCCGAAGAAGCTGCGGTAAGCTTGGCTGAAGAAGGTATATCAGTTAAGGTTATCAATGCTAGGTCAATAAAGCCTCTGGACGAAGACATACTTATCGAGCTAGCTAACAAAAATTATCCGATTCTAACGATTGAAGAAGCTGCTCTCCAAGGTGGATTCGGAAGTGCTGTTTTAGAATTTTATAATCAACAATCGCTTCATAAAGTCATCATCGAAAGAATTGGTATTCCAGACCAATTCATCGAACACGGGAACGTTTCTGAATTAATGGGAGAGATCGGTATAACTACACAAGATGTAATAAAACGGATTCACAAAATCATCCCTAGAAAACAGCAGAGGGCTTAAAATGGCAAAAAAGGAAAGAATTGATGTTCTCTTAGTTGATCGGGGACTAATTGAAACGAGAGAAAAAGCAAAAAGATCTGTGATGGCAGGACTTGTTTTTTGCAACAATGAAAGAGTAGATAAGCCTGGGACTAAATTAGCTATAGATGCTGTTTTGCAAGTGAAAGGAGACGTCCTTCCATATGTTAGTAGGGGTGGACTAAAACTTGAAAAAGCGATTGCAGTATTCTGTTTTGATTTAAAAGATAAAATAGTCTTAGATGTCGGCTCTTCAACAGGTGGTTTTACAGATTGTGCCTTGCAAAACGGAGCTAAGCTTGTATACGCCGTTGATGTTGGTTATAACCAACTAGCATGGAAATTAAGGCAGGACGAGCGCGTGGTCGTGATGGAGAGAACGAACTTCCGTTATGTGACAAAAGATTTATTTACACACGGCACAGCTAATTTTGCGACGATTGATGTATCATTTATCTCGCTTAGAATAATTTTGTCGGCATTAGTTAATGTTTTAGAAAAAGATAGTCACGTCTCTGCTTTAGTAAAACCACAATTTGAAGCAGGTCGTGATCAAGTTGGCAAAAAAGGAATTGTTCGTGATGATCGAATTCATAAGCAAGTGTTAATGAATATTACTGAATTTGCAGTAGGCATCGGATTTGATGTATTAGGACTCTCATATTCACCAATTAAAGGTGGCGAAGGTAATATCGAATTTTTATTACACCTTTATTGGGATGGACATTCGACGCCAGGGAAAAATGAAGTTATTTCTATTGATAGCATTGTAACCGCTGCTCACGAGAATTTAAAAAAATTATAAGGAAAAGAGGGAGTTGCTTTCTATAAGAGGAGGTAACTTCTTTTCTGTCTATTAAATTTACGTGAGGACAATAAATTATGTCGACTTTATGCAAATAATTGGTTGTATAATGTATAAAAATAAAGTAATATACAGTTAATAGAATGAATTTGATAATGCAGATTTTACGCTACTTGGAAAATACATCTAGTTGAATAAAATATTTTTAACTAGATGTATTTTGATGTGGCTAGTTTATTAGTATTATAAAATCCATTCAATGGTCATTAGGTTTAATTGAGACGCCCTTGTTTTACACTTAATTGGAGGAGATATAAATGAATAAAGGTCAGCGTCATATAAAAATCCGTGAAATTATTGTGAATCGAGAGATAGAAACTCAAGATGAGCTAGTAGAAAATTTAAAAAAGGCTGGTTTTAATGTTACTCAAGCGACAATTTCAAGAGATATTAAAGAACTACATTTAGTAAAAGTTCCAATGCAGGATGGCAGGTATAAATACAGTTTACCTGCTGATCAACGCTTCAATCCACTACAAAAATTAAAACGTTCCCTTATGGATAGTTTTGTTAGTATTGACAAAGCAAATAATTTGATTGTTATGAAAACATTACCAGGAAATGCAAATGCAGTCGGCGCTTTAATTGATAATTTAGATTGGAAAGAAATAATTGGAACAATATGTGGCGATGATACAATATTGATTATTTGTCGATTAACGGAAGATTCTCCTGTAATTTGTGAGCGTTTTTTAGATATGTTGTAGATAGTAAAGATTTTGATAATCTTGATTCAACACCCTAAACACCACTAAGTAACTTAAATCATTAACAAGTTACTTAGTGTAGCTTGATGTAGCTAATTTATTGTAATTATCCAATTCATATAAGCAAAAAGATTTTAAGGAAGTGATTGAAAGTGTTAATTGAGCTATCCATTAAAAATTTTGCGATAATTGAAAATTTAACTGTTCCTTTTGAAAAAGGCTTAACTGTCCTGACCGGAGAAACCGGTGCTGGTAAATCGATGATCATCGATGCGGTTAGTTTACTGATCGGAGGCAGAGGTTCAGCAGAGTTTGTGCGGCATGGCGAAAAGCGTGCTGAACTTCAAGGTTTGTTTTCTATCGAAGATTCTTGTCATCCTATTTATGAAAAAGCGCTTCAATTAGGTATTGAAATTAATGAGGACAAAATGGTTGTTTTCCACCGAGACATAACCGCGCTGGGAAAAAGCATTTGCCGAGTAAATGGGAAATTGGTAACATTAGGGATTTTACGTGAATTAGGACAAACATTAGTTGATATACACGGGCAGCATGAACACCAGCATTTATTACAACAAGAACGCCACTTAACACTTCTTGATCAATTTGCAGAAGAAAAAATTGGTGCAGTTCTTCTTGAGTATAAATTAGTTTACAAAAATTTTGTAGCTATCAACCAACAAGTAAAACAATTTTCAGAGAACGAACAAGTACTTGCACAACGCCTTGACCTGCTTCAATATCAGCTAAATGAAATTGAAAAAGCAAATTTAATCCCAAATGAAGATATTGATTTAACAGATGAAAAAACAAAGCTCGCAAACGGAGAAAAACTTTATAAAACTGTTCATGGTAGTTATCAAGCCCTTTATGGAGAGGGAAAAGGTCTTGAGTGGTTAATGGACGCACTGAACAACGTTGAAGAAGCGGAGACTTTTGATAAACAGTTAACACCCTTAATGGAAACAGTGAGTAACTGCTATTATTTATTAGAAGAAACAACATCCTCTCTAAGAGATTATTATGAAAAAATTGAATTTGATCCTAATCGACTAAACATGATTGAATCAAGATTAGATGAAATAGCGCAACTTAAACGTAAATATGGTAATAGTGTTACAAATATATTAGAATACTGTGCAAAAATCGAAGAGGAAATTGATTCGTTGTTAAATCGAGAAGAAAAAATTGGCAATCTTGTCAAGGAATTAGAAAATGTTAGTGAAGATTTGTATGTCGAAGCGAAGAATTTAACCAAAATGAGGAAAAAAGCAGCAAAATTATTGTCAGAAGAAATTCATGCTCATTTGAAAGATCTGTATATGGAAAAAACGAAATTTCATATTAAAATAAGTGACAGACCAGCGTCTAATAGCAACTCGATTGTCGATGGCAAAAATGTTCATTTCCAAGAAGAAGGAATAGATAAAGTTGAATTTTTGTTATCGACAAATCCTGGCGAACCATTAAAGCCGTTAATAAAAATTGCTTCTGGTGGTGAAATATCTAGGATTATGCTTGCTTTGAAGTCTAACTTTTCAAATGGTCATGGAGTCAGTTCACTTATTTTTGATGAAGTGGATACAGGAGTTAGTGGCCGTGTAGCTCAAGCAATTGCTGAAAAAATATATGATGTTTCTACAAAATCTCAAGTATTATGTATTACTCATTTACCTCAAGTTGCAGCAATGGCCAATACTCATCTTTTTATATCGAAACAGCAGTCGGAAAAGAAAACGGCGACGAATGTTACTGCTTTAACAAAAGACGAGCGAGTTGAAGAAGTAGCTAGGATGCTTTCAGGTGTCGAGATAACAGATTTAACAAGAGAACATGCAAAGGAACTATTGAGTCAAGCTGACAAAATAAAAATAAAGTATGAAAAGCTAACCAATTAAGGTTAGCTTTTTTATGCTTTCGTAGTTATAAATACACTCATGTGAGGCAACATTAATAGTACAGCCAAGCATGGAGGTGTAGGTTAGGAGCGAGGAGAGTGAAGATTATTAATATAGAAATCAGAAAAATTCTAGGTGTGCTTCTCCTTGTTTTGATTATAAGCATCGGTTTTTTAAAACCAGTTCAGGATTACATCAGTATCCCAAAGGAGTTGGTATTAATTGAAGGCCAACAAAAACAAGTCACAAAAGCTTTTCCAGTATTTAAAATGTCCTCTAATAATGAAACTGTTTCAGTAGATGGAGATCATTTTACATTGAAAGCGGAAGGGCAAGGGAATGCTAATGTTACACTAACGGTGGGAAATACCCCAGTAAAGGAAGTTAATGTTCGGGTTCTGAAAGACATTAAAGTCGTACCGGGGGGACAATCAATTGGTGTAAAATTAAACACTGTCGGAGTATTAGTCGTTGGACACCATTTAGTCGAGAGTGATGAAGGAGAAAAATCGCCAGGAGAAAAAGCAGAAATAAAAATTGGCGATATTATTACAAAAATTAATGGGAAAAAAATTGAGAACATGAGTCAAGTTGCTCCCATAGTTCAAGACTCAGGGGAACAAAAGCAGCACTTGAATTTAGAAATTCTTCGCGATAATGAATTATTACAAAAGCAGCTAATGCCGATTAAAGCAAAAGGAGAAAGCTCCTATCGTCTAGGTTTATATATTCGTGATTCTGCTGCTGGTGTTGGGACTTTAACATTTTATCACCCGCTTTCAAAAAAATATGGTGCCTTAGGTCATGTAATCTCGGACATGGATACACAAAAACCAATTGTTGTGAATGATGGCCAAATTGTAAGTTCCTTAATAACATCTATTGAAAAAGGAAGTAATGGTGATCCGGGTGAAAAGCTTGCAAGATTTACAAATGACAAAAAAGTGTTAGGAACAATTACGAAAAATAGCCCTTTCGGTATTTTTGGCAAGTTAAATAATTCAATCGAAAATAATATCATGGACAGAGCATTGCCAATCACTTTATCTCACCAAGTTAAAGAAGGGCCAGCAAAAATCTTAACAGTGGTAGAAGGTGAAGATGTGAAAGAATATGATATTGAAATTGTCTCTTCCGTTCCACAAAAGTTTCCTGCAACAAAAGGGATGGTAATTAAAGTAACCGATCTAGAGCTATTAGAAAAAACAGGTGGGATCATTCAAGGTATGAGTGGAAGTCCGATTATTCAAGATGGCAAGGTTATTGGCGCTGTTACGCATGTGTTTGTCAATGATGCAACTAGTGGCTACGCCTGTCATATTGAATGGATGCTCGAAGAGGCAGGCATTGATATCTATAGTAAGGAAAAGGCAAAGGCGAGTTAAATCTCAGCCTTGCCTTTTTTTTAGGTTAAAAAAGTATAAAATTTTCTTGTCTGTCTAGCTTCAGGCGCCATCGCTTTTCTTATATAAATAGTCATATTCAATTAATTTAATGTTATCATTATACTTAGTGATTAAAGATTTTTCGACAAAGGAAACATTAGTTTGTTGTCAAATATCGAATAGGGTCGAATGGAAGAGTAAAACGGTGATTTCATTAAAAAAACAAAGATTTTTTATATTTTTTCAAAAAAATAAAAGGAATTATCAACTGCTTGTCGAATTTGTTGTTTGTATAGGAAAGAAGAATTATTAATGTTAGGGAGGAACAATTTATGCAGAAAATTAAAGTTTGTATTGCAGATGATAATCGAGAATTAGTAGGTTTGCTTCAAGAGTATATTTCGAGCCAGGAGGATATGGAAGTAGTAGGAACTGCATATAACGGTCAAGAATGTTTTACGCTGGTACAAGAAGTGGAGCCAGATGTCCTTATTTTAGATATTATCATGCCACATCTTGACGGACTCGCGGTGTTAGAGAAGTTAAACAAACATGGATTAGCCAAAAAAACAAGTATTATTATGTTAACAGCGTTTGGGCAAGAAGATGTTACGAAGAAAGCAGTTGATCTAGGAGCTTCATACTATATTTTAAAGCCATTTGATATGGATACATTAATTAGTAAAGTTAGGGAAGTCAGCGGTAAGGTAGAGCCTATTATCCAACATAGGTATACAAGTTCGATGCAAATCACAAAAAAAGAGCCAAAACAATTTAATTTAAATGCAAGCATTACAAGCATTATTCATGAAATAGGTGTTCCTGCACATATTAAAGGCTATATGTATCTTCGTGAAGCGATTACGATGGTTTATAATAATATTGAACTATTGGGTTCGATCACAAAAGTACTTTATCCTGATATTGGGAAGAAGTTTAATACGACATCAAGCCGAGTAGAACGGGCGATTAGGCATGCGATTGAAGTAGCTTGGAGTCGGGGGAATATTGAATCGATTTCGGAGTTGTTTGGCTATACCGTAAGCCATACAAAAGCAAAACCGACTAATAGTGAGTTCATTGCGATGGTCGCTGATAAGTTAAGAATTGAAAATAAAGTTAGTTAACTGGGTTACAAGAGCAGAAAATTAGAGTGGGTAATAGCGACGATAGCTATGGTTAACAGAATTTATGAAGAATCTCTGAATGGTGAAAAGAGTGCAGCAGTAATGTTGTGCTTTTTTGTTGTCTTTAATTAATGTTGATAGAGGATGAAAATTAAGGGAATGACTCATACTAAATATGGGAATTCCAAATTTATCATCAAAATGGAGTGGCGTGTCATGTTTGGTTTTGAAAAAATAAAAGGCTATGCATTTCAGGATGAAAAAACAAAACGTCTAGTAGAGCGCTTGCCAAAAAAAAGTATTGCTGTACTTGCTCATGAAGATATCGATATGACAGCAGCCGATATGTTAATAAGTTGTGGTGTGAAAGCAATCATCAATGAAAAAACATCAATGACAGGTATGTTTTTTCATCAAGGAGTTGAAACACTTCTTAAAGCGAATATTCCGGTATTTGATGTGGACAGCAATTTACTTACAACACTAGAAGGGCAGTTGTTGTTGATTGACGAAAATTATTTATATACAAATAATGATGGCATATGGATAAAAATAACCAGTTTAAAGAAGTATACTTTTTTAGATATAGAACAGTTAAAGCAAAAAGCTATTACAAAATTTTCAGAACAGTTTAAAGCTTTTGCAGGAAATTCGTTATCTTACGGTGAGAAAGAATTAGACATTTTTGTTGAAGAATTACAACATTTACCGATTTTAAGACAATTTAAAGACAAAGAGGTGTTAATCGTTGCGAGAGGGGCAAACTACGAAAAAGATTTACGGACCTTAAAGCCGATTATCAAAAAACGTAAACTTGTTACGATAGCGGTAGACGGCGGCGCTGATGGGCTAATAAGAATAGGGATAAAGCCAGATTACATTGTTGGCGATATGGATTCTGTTTCTGAAAAATCACTACGAAGCGGTGCTCAATTATTAGTTCATTCTTATCGAGATGGACGCTCACCAGGAGAAGCGAGGATCAGGTCATTACAATTACCTTTTAGTCGGCTAAGATTTTTAGGAACAAGTGAAGATGTAGCAATACTTTTTGCCGATTGTTCGGGGGCAGGAAAATTATATACTGTTGGAACACGCATAGGAATGAATGAATTTTTAGAAAAAGGTCGGATTGGAATGGGATCAAGTTTACTAACAAGGATGAAAGTAGGACATGCTTTGATTGATTTAAAAGGAATTCATTTATTGTATAGTGACGAAAATGAAACGCAGTCTAAAAGATTAGTGTTAATTCCAGCTTTTGTAATGTTGGCATTATTATTTTTCTAATCAGAATGAATAGGAGATAGTGCAATGAAACAAATGATAAGTGTAGTGATTCCGGCATATAACGAAGCGGACACGATAAAAATGACGCTTGTGACATTAAATCGTTGCAATTGGGTAGATCAATTAATTGTAGTGGATGATGGTAGTAGCGATGAAACAGCTATTGTTGCAAAAAAGTACTGTGACGAAGTGATTGAGTTACCTCAAAATAGTGGCAAGGCGGCAGCACTACAAGAAGGTTGGAAACATGTCCGAGGTGATATTATGGTTTGTTTGGATGCCGATTTAGGTATGACAGCAAGAGAAGGGGAAAGATTAGTCGAAAAATTAAACTTGGGAGATCATGATTGTGTGATTGCACGTTTGCCAATCCAGAAAAAAAGTGGTTTTGGTTTTATGAGGCATAGGGCACAGAAACTAATTTTTTCGAGAACCGGGAAGTGGTTTGAAGCACCACTTTCAGGTCAAAGAGCCTTAAAGAAAAAATGGCTTTCTGTTCTTCTCGATAAAGATTATCATGGGTTTGGTGTTGAGATGGCTATGACTGTTGATTTATTAAAAGAGGGAGCGGATGTTGTAGAAATTGAAGTTAGCTTTTTTCATAGAGCAACAGGTAAGAATATCCAAGGCTTTATTCATCGCGGTAAACAATGGTTAGACATGGAGAAGACACTGCGAAGAATGAGAATGACATGGTAGTGATTGTATTATTCCCCCTGCTATTATGGTTATTTGGGATAATATTTATTTATTTAGGTTGGAGTGTAACGAATTACCTTGGTGATGAAACCCCATATAGCTTAGGTCTTTGTGTACTAGGGGCTGGAATTTTTATTTTGGGATCATTAAATATTAATTCGTTTATTTTTATCTATTTGGGTATCTTATGGCTTACTGGTTTTATTGACGATTACTTTGGTACAAAATTTCCAAAAGGATTGAAAGGTCATTTACAGCTATTTATTCAAACTGGAAAGGTCTCAACGGGATTAATAAAATTGGGCAGTACTGTAAGTGTAGCTGCAATATTTTCGTTTCTTTTTTATAACGGTTTGATTATTGAACGGTTGGCGGCTTTTATCCTGCTTGTACTTGGTCCTCATGTAATGAATTTATTTGATACGAGACCCTTGCGAGTCTGGAAAGTAATTGGCGTCCAAGCAATTGCGTTTTTACCACTATTACTACAACTACAAGTTGATTTTCTATTGACGCTTATTTTTATTATTGCGTCACTTATTATTTTTGAAGGTAAAATGCTTGCTATGCTAGGAGATAACGGAGCAACTTTGTTAGGTGGAATGATTAACTTATTAGTTGTTTTTTATCTCTCTGCTCTACTGCAGTGGTTTGTTGTTGCTATTTATTGTTTAATCATTTGGGTTACTGAAAGAATTTCCTTATCAGAGTGGATTGAAAAAACACCAATCTTAAAAAGGATTGACCGCTGGGGAGTTCAACGTGAATATAGATAGCAATGAAAAGGAAGACACAAAAATATCTGTGTCTTCCTTTTCGCTAAAAAAACTTAGTAACTTATGATTGCTTTTAAAACCGGACACTTCCTTTATTGTTTTTTCGATCACGATAACGAACAAATCCGGCAATAAACCCAACGCCTAAAACGAGAAAAAGAAGTCCAGATAAAAACTGGATCAACAATGACCCAAAGGGATCGTTTAGGATACTGAAGAAAATATCCCTCATTAATTTAATTCCGTATCCAGCTAAAAGTCCAGGAATCACTAAAATTAATAGTGCGATATATCGTTGCATATAGGAAAATCCTTTCCGGATAATAGTATCTGTGCGCGTGTCCAAAAAAGAGGCTAATCAGAGCCTAGATTCGACTGCTATGATTTCCTGACTTTTTGGAAATGCCTAAGTCTTATTTTACTAGATCATTTCCCAGTTGTCCAAGTAGGAACCCTTTGTTTGAACTTCGTTAGTTAGTGTATAGTATAAATAATGGAAGTACCAAAGCAAAGAAGGTGAAGAAAATGAAAAAATGTTTAATTATCGGGGCTGGAAAAGGCGGAACCGCTTTACTAAGTATCTTAGTAGATGCCGATATGATGGAAGTGATTGCAGTTTCTGATAAAAATTGTTACAGTCCTGGTATCATATTAGCTAAAAAATTAGGGATTTTGACAAACGAAAATTGGCAGCCTTTATTAACAGAAGAAGTAGATGTTGTTGTTGAAGCTACTGGAGACAAGCTGCTTTTTATTGAATTAAAAGAAGCTTGTGAAAAAAAGGGTGTTGTTTTAATTCCTGGTTCAGTGGCAACATTAATATTTAGTCTGATAGAAGAAAAAGCATTGTTAATTGAGCAATTAACAAATTATTATTCGAAGCAAGAAATTATTTTAAATTCTACCCACGATGGAATGATTGCAATTGATGAGCATTCTATTGTGACCATGATAAATAAAAGTGCAGAAAAAATGATTGGCCTAAATAAAAGTGTTGTTTTAGGAAAAAAGATTGAAGATATTTTGCCAAATAGCCAATTAACGTATGCTCTTCGAACAGGTAAAACAGAAATAAATAAAAAACAAAAAATAAATAATGGTTTGACGATTGTGACTACTAGGGCTCCTATGATACAAAATGGAAAGATAATTGGAGCTTTAGCCGTATTTAAAGATATTACCGAAATTCTTCAAATGGCTGAAGAAGTGACAAACTTAAAGAGCATTCAAACCATGTTAGAGGCGATATTTTCTTCTTCTGATGATGCCATATCTGTCGTGGATGAAAATGGGATAGGGTTAATGATTAATCCTGCTTATACCCGCTTAACTGGCTTGACTGCCGAACAAGTAATTGGAAAACCTGCAACTACTGATATTTCTGAAGGAAAAAGTATGCATATGCATGTATTGAAAAATCGTAAAGCAGTTCGTGGAACGACAATGAAGGTTGGAGAAAAGAAAAAAGATGTTGTTGTTAATGTTGCACCTGTTATTGTTGACGGAAAACTAAAA harbors:
- the spoIVB gene encoding SpoIVB peptidase, producing MKIINIEIRKILGVLLLVLIISIGFLKPVQDYISIPKELVLIEGQQKQVTKAFPVFKMSSNNETVSVDGDHFTLKAEGQGNANVTLTVGNTPVKEVNVRVLKDIKVVPGGQSIGVKLNTVGVLVVGHHLVESDEGEKSPGEKAEIKIGDIITKINGKKIENMSQVAPIVQDSGEQKQHLNLEILRDNELLQKQLMPIKAKGESSYRLGLYIRDSAAGVGTLTFYHPLSKKYGALGHVISDMDTQKPIVVNDGQIVSSLITSIEKGSNGDPGEKLARFTNDKKVLGTITKNSPFGIFGKLNNSIENNIMDRALPITLSHQVKEGPAKILTVVEGEDVKEYDIEIVSSVPQKFPATKGMVIKVTDLELLEKTGGIIQGMSGSPIIQDGKVIGAVTHVFVNDATSGYACHIEWMLEEAGIDIYSKEKAKAS
- the argR gene encoding transcriptional regulator ArgR, translated to MNKGQRHIKIREIIVNREIETQDELVENLKKAGFNVTQATISRDIKELHLVKVPMQDGRYKYSLPADQRFNPLQKLKRSLMDSFVSIDKANNLIVMKTLPGNANAVGALIDNLDWKEIIGTICGDDTILIICRLTEDSPVICERFLDML
- the dxs gene encoding 1-deoxy-D-xylulose-5-phosphate synthase — protein: MDLTTINDPEFLKKYDVEQLEALAKDVRSFLVENLSVTGGHLGPNLGVVELTLALHKEFNSPTDKIIWDVGHQAYVHKILTGRANRFDGLRQFKGLCGFPKRSESEHDVWETGHSSTSLSAGMGMAVARDIRGTDENIIAVIGDGALTGGMALEALNHIGHEQKDLIVILNDNEMSISPNVGALHKVLGRLRTAGKYHKAKDELEQLLKKIPAFGGKIAATAERLKDSLKYMLVPGMFFEEMGFTYLGPVDGHNLDDLLDNIKYAKKTKGPVIVHVITKKGKGYAPAENDALGTWHGLGPYKIESGEVVKKPGPPSYSAVFANTLVKIAKQDDKVVAITAAMPGGTRLDIFAKEFPERMFDVGIAEQHATTMAGGLATQGLKPVFAVYSTFLQRAYDQVVHDICRQNLNVFFAIDRAGLVGADGETHQGVFDIAFLRHIPNMTILAAKDENELQHMVYTAVEYSDGPIAVRYPRGNGYGIKMDIELKKLPIGKWDVLREGSDLAILTFGTTIPLAEEAAVSLAEEGISVKVINARSIKPLDEDILIELANKNYPILTIEEAALQGGFGSAVLEFYNQQSLHKVIIERIGIPDQFIEHGNVSELMGEIGITTQDVIKRIHKIIPRKQQRA
- a CDS encoding DUF2627 domain-containing protein, whose translation is MQRYIALLILVIPGLLAGYGIKLMRDIFFSILNDPFGSLLIQFLSGLLFLVLGVGFIAGFVRYRDRKNNKGSVRF
- a CDS encoding glycosyltransferase family 2 protein produces the protein MKQMISVVIPAYNEADTIKMTLVTLNRCNWVDQLIVVDDGSSDETAIVAKKYCDEVIELPQNSGKAAALQEGWKHVRGDIMVCLDADLGMTAREGERLVEKLNLGDHDCVIARLPIQKKSGFGFMRHRAQKLIFSRTGKWFEAPLSGQRALKKKWLSVLLDKDYHGFGVEMAMTVDLLKEGADVVEIEVSFFHRATGKNIQGFIHRGKQWLDMEKTLRRMRMTW
- the spo0A gene encoding sporulation transcription factor Spo0A, whose protein sequence is MQKIKVCIADDNRELVGLLQEYISSQEDMEVVGTAYNGQECFTLVQEVEPDVLILDIIMPHLDGLAVLEKLNKHGLAKKTSIIMLTAFGQEDVTKKAVDLGASYYILKPFDMDTLISKVREVSGKVEPIIQHRYTSSMQITKKEPKQFNLNASITSIIHEIGVPAHIKGYMYLREAITMVYNNIELLGSITKVLYPDIGKKFNTTSSRVERAIRHAIEVAWSRGNIESISELFGYTVSHTKAKPTNSEFIAMVADKLRIENKVS
- a CDS encoding TlyA family RNA methyltransferase; translated protein: MAKKERIDVLLVDRGLIETREKAKRSVMAGLVFCNNERVDKPGTKLAIDAVLQVKGDVLPYVSRGGLKLEKAIAVFCFDLKDKIVLDVGSSTGGFTDCALQNGAKLVYAVDVGYNQLAWKLRQDERVVVMERTNFRYVTKDLFTHGTANFATIDVSFISLRIILSALVNVLEKDSHVSALVKPQFEAGRDQVGKKGIVRDDRIHKQVLMNITEFAVGIGFDVLGLSYSPIKGGEGNIEFLLHLYWDGHSTPGKNEVISIDSIVTAAHENLKKL
- the steA gene encoding putative cytokinetic ring protein SteA, with amino-acid sequence MFGFEKIKGYAFQDEKTKRLVERLPKKSIAVLAHEDIDMTAADMLISCGVKAIINEKTSMTGMFFHQGVETLLKANIPVFDVDSNLLTTLEGQLLLIDENYLYTNNDGIWIKITSLKKYTFLDIEQLKQKAITKFSEQFKAFAGNSLSYGEKELDIFVEELQHLPILRQFKDKEVLIVARGANYEKDLRTLKPIIKKRKLVTIAVDGGADGLIRIGIKPDYIVGDMDSVSEKSLRSGAQLLVHSYRDGRSPGEARIRSLQLPFSRLRFLGTSEDVAILFADCSGAGKLYTVGTRIGMNEFLEKGRIGMGSSLLTRMKVGHALIDLKGIHLLYSDENETQSKRLVLIPAFVMLALLFF
- the recN gene encoding DNA repair protein RecN, giving the protein MLIELSIKNFAIIENLTVPFEKGLTVLTGETGAGKSMIIDAVSLLIGGRGSAEFVRHGEKRAELQGLFSIEDSCHPIYEKALQLGIEINEDKMVVFHRDITALGKSICRVNGKLVTLGILRELGQTLVDIHGQHEHQHLLQQERHLTLLDQFAEEKIGAVLLEYKLVYKNFVAINQQVKQFSENEQVLAQRLDLLQYQLNEIEKANLIPNEDIDLTDEKTKLANGEKLYKTVHGSYQALYGEGKGLEWLMDALNNVEEAETFDKQLTPLMETVSNCYYLLEETTSSLRDYYEKIEFDPNRLNMIESRLDEIAQLKRKYGNSVTNILEYCAKIEEEIDSLLNREEKIGNLVKELENVSEDLYVEAKNLTKMRKKAAKLLSEEIHAHLKDLYMEKTKFHIKISDRPASNSNSIVDGKNVHFQEEGIDKVEFLLSTNPGEPLKPLIKIASGGEISRIMLALKSNFSNGHGVSSLIFDEVDTGVSGRVAQAIAEKIYDVSTKSQVLCITHLPQVAAMANTHLFISKQQSEKKTATNVTALTKDERVEEVARMLSGVEITDLTREHAKELLSQADKIKIKYEKLTN